One Hevea brasiliensis isolate MT/VB/25A 57/8 chromosome 5, ASM3005281v1, whole genome shotgun sequence genomic region harbors:
- the LOC110667166 gene encoding heavy metal-associated isoprenylated plant protein 45, whose product MFGWRSGSSKLSNALSIVELSVHMDCEGCKKRIRRAISKMNGVDSLEIDMDKQKVTVTGYVDQRKVLKVVRRTGRRAEFWPFPYDSEYYPYASQYLDESTYTTSYNYYMHGFNESVHGYFPDQAYCTVDDNTVHLFSEDNVHAYCSIM is encoded by the exons ATGTTTGGATGGCGGTCTGGGAGTTCAAAACTGTCAAATGCCTTGTCT ATTGTGGAGCTTTCGGTTCATATGGATTGCGAAGGATGCAAAAAGAGGATAAGAAGAGCAATCTCAAAAATGAACG GTGTCGATAGCTTGGAGATAGACATGGATAAGCAAAAGGTAACCGTAACAGGATATGTGGACCAGAGAAAGGTCCTCAAGGTTGTGAGGAGAACAGGAAGAAGGGCCGAGTTTTGGCCATTCCCCTACGACAGTGAATATTATCCTTACGCATCTCAGTACTTAGATGAAAGCACCTACACAACTTCCTATAACTACTACATGCACGGTTTCAATGAAAGCGTACATGGATACTTTCCAGATCAAGCATACTGCACTGTTGATGATAATACAGTTCACCTTTTCAGTGAAGACAACGTTCATGCCTATTGTAGCATTATGTGA